The proteins below are encoded in one region of Paenibacillus albus:
- the folE gene encoding GTP cyclohydrolase I FolE: MAGKKDYVNSLVSDNREKIEHHIREILSLIGEDVDREGLLETPARVTRMYEEIFAGYEVDPRDVLGVTFDEQHEELVIVRDIVYYSQCEHHMAPFFGKAHIGYIPSGKIAGLSKLARLVEAITRRLQVQERITSQIANIMDEVLQPHGVMVVVEGEHLCMCARGVKKPGSKTVTSAVRGEFRTSSALRSEFLSLLKQ; this comes from the coding sequence ATGGCGGGCAAGAAGGATTACGTCAATTCCCTCGTTTCGGATAATCGGGAAAAAATCGAGCATCACATTCGGGAGATTTTGAGCTTGATCGGCGAAGATGTCGACCGCGAAGGACTGCTGGAAACACCAGCGCGCGTGACGCGGATGTATGAGGAAATCTTTGCAGGCTACGAAGTCGACCCGCGCGATGTGCTCGGCGTAACGTTTGATGAGCAGCATGAAGAGCTCGTTATCGTACGTGACATTGTCTACTACAGCCAGTGCGAGCATCATATGGCACCGTTCTTCGGCAAAGCGCACATCGGTTACATCCCAAGCGGCAAGATCGCTGGACTTAGCAAGCTGGCGCGCCTCGTGGAGGCGATCACTCGCCGTTTGCAGGTGCAAGAGCGCATCACTTCGCAGATTGCCAACATTATGGATGAAGTGCTGCAGCCACACGGCGTTATGGTTGTCGTCGAAGGCGAGCATCTGTGCATGTGTGCTCGCGGCGTGAAGAAGCCTGGCAGCAAGACGGTGACGTCGGCCGTGCGCGGTGAATTCCGCACAAGCTCGGCGCTCCGTTCGGAGTTTCTGTCACTGCTGAAACAATAG
- a CDS encoding CheR family methyltransferase translates to MIAISGKEFGLLADYIHKRFGIYLKEDKQNLLKARLDGVLSELNMKSYSDYFDYLVKDKTGTAAAKLLEKVTTNHTFFMRETPHFDYLRNEALPYWQRHIKDGDLRIWSAGCSSGEEPYTLAMLLLEYFAREPVGRWDHKILATDISNRVLEAAVRGIYPSESLQSLPSRWQTSYFVKRDAEHAEVSNALKKEVIFRKFNLMEASFPFKRKFHMIFCRNVMIYFDNETKSELIQKFYNHLEPGGFLFIGHAETISRGTSPLVPVRPSIYRKGGGA, encoded by the coding sequence ATGATTGCGATATCGGGCAAGGAATTCGGGCTTTTGGCGGACTATATTCATAAGCGCTTCGGCATCTACTTGAAGGAGGACAAGCAGAATCTGCTTAAGGCAAGACTGGACGGCGTGCTAAGTGAGCTGAATATGAAGAGCTACTCCGACTACTTCGACTATCTGGTGAAGGACAAGACGGGTACGGCAGCGGCGAAATTGTTGGAGAAGGTGACGACGAACCATACCTTCTTCATGCGGGAGACGCCGCACTTCGATTATTTGAGGAATGAAGCGCTCCCGTATTGGCAGCGTCATATCAAGGACGGCGATTTGCGGATATGGAGCGCAGGCTGCTCCTCCGGGGAAGAGCCGTACACGCTGGCTATGCTGCTGCTTGAATATTTTGCTCGAGAGCCGGTAGGACGCTGGGATCATAAGATTCTGGCGACGGATATCTCGAATCGCGTGCTAGAAGCCGCTGTTCGCGGCATCTATCCGTCAGAGAGCTTGCAGTCGCTGCCATCACGGTGGCAAACGAGCTATTTCGTCAAGCGGGATGCGGAGCACGCGGAGGTGTCGAATGCACTGAAGAAGGAAGTCATTTTCCGCAAGTTTAACTTGATGGAGGCAAGCTTCCCGTTCAAAAGGAAGTTTCATATGATCTTCTGCCGCAACGTGATGATCTACTTTGACAACGAGACGAAGAGCGAGCTTATTCAGAAGTTCTATAACCATCTGGAGCCGGGCGGCTTCTTGTTCATCGGCCATGCGGAGACGATCTCGCGAGGGACTTCGCCGCTTGTTCCCGTCCGTCCGTCGATTTACCGGAAAGGGGGCGGAGCTTGA
- a CDS encoding methyl-accepting chemotaxis protein translates to MVNGHITVKKKAMAAVASFADGDFDVPLERFPGKKAFINDNVEKLRENVKQFIDSMNNMSMEHDAGDIDVIIPVEKFEGAYRVMAHGVNEMVKGHITVKKKAMAAVAAFAEGNFEAPLEQFPGKKAFINDNVEKLRMNLKNVNLEIHQLIGASQSGRLSERGDVSRFTGDWASMIQGLNGLIDAIMEPIQEASAVLEEMAKGNLHASVKGEYKGDHAKIKNALNETLSILSGYVSEISEVMTEMARGNMDVGIDSEYRGDFAAIKRALNHVIQSFNSLLHDINGAAGQVASSSMQVSGSAQLLSQGATEQASSVEQLTVSLEEIGVQTRRNAESAAEASDLAVKARLNAVDGNEHMKHMLGAMDGINEASGNISKIIKVIDEIAFQTNILALNAAVEAARAGQHGKGFAVVAEEVRNLAARSANAAKETTVLIEGSIKKVEGGTKIANETASALNKIVEDVAKAADLVGEIAAASSEQATGITQINQGISVISEVTQTNSATSEESAAASEELSGQAEMLKEMVGRFKLKRVDMAMAGFRDDRYGGSQASGGETVPAYAKYDRVRQTAVYTGRSETAAASAGGAIKIALSDREYGKY, encoded by the coding sequence ATGGTGAACGGTCACATCACGGTGAAGAAGAAGGCGATGGCGGCAGTTGCTTCTTTTGCAGACGGTGACTTCGACGTTCCGCTTGAGCGTTTCCCGGGCAAGAAAGCGTTCATTAACGACAATGTCGAGAAGCTGAGAGAGAACGTGAAGCAGTTCATCGATTCGATGAACAATATGTCGATGGAGCATGACGCTGGCGATATCGATGTCATTATTCCGGTTGAGAAATTCGAAGGCGCATATCGCGTCATGGCACATGGCGTGAACGAGATGGTGAAGGGCCATATTACGGTGAAAAAGAAAGCAATGGCCGCTGTTGCCGCGTTCGCCGAGGGCAACTTCGAGGCGCCGCTTGAGCAGTTCCCAGGCAAAAAAGCGTTCATCAACGATAACGTCGAGAAGCTCCGTATGAATTTGAAGAATGTGAACTTGGAGATTCATCAGCTGATCGGCGCATCTCAGTCGGGACGCCTCAGCGAACGTGGCGACGTATCGCGCTTTACCGGCGACTGGGCGAGCATGATTCAAGGGCTGAACGGTTTGATCGACGCGATCATGGAGCCCATTCAAGAGGCATCCGCCGTGCTGGAAGAGATGGCAAAGGGCAATTTGCACGCCAGCGTGAAAGGTGAATACAAAGGCGATCATGCCAAAATCAAAAATGCGCTAAATGAGACGCTCAGCATCTTATCCGGCTACGTCAGCGAAATTTCCGAAGTGATGACGGAGATGGCGAGAGGGAATATGGATGTTGGCATCGACAGCGAGTACCGCGGCGATTTTGCAGCGATTAAGCGAGCGCTGAATCATGTCATCCAATCGTTCAATTCGCTTCTGCACGACATCAACGGTGCGGCAGGACAAGTGGCTTCCAGCTCGATGCAGGTATCCGGCTCGGCACAGCTGCTCTCGCAAGGCGCAACGGAGCAGGCGAGCTCGGTTGAGCAGCTGACGGTTTCTCTGGAGGAAATCGGCGTACAAACGAGGCGTAATGCCGAGAGTGCGGCTGAAGCGAGTGACCTTGCTGTGAAAGCGAGACTCAATGCTGTGGATGGTAATGAGCACATGAAGCATATGCTGGGTGCGATGGATGGTATCAATGAAGCTTCCGGCAATATTTCCAAAATAATAAAGGTCATCGACGAGATCGCTTTCCAAACGAACATCCTCGCTCTGAACGCTGCAGTGGAAGCGGCACGAGCAGGCCAACATGGCAAAGGCTTCGCGGTGGTAGCGGAGGAAGTGCGCAACCTTGCCGCTCGCTCGGCGAATGCGGCGAAAGAGACGACAGTACTGATCGAAGGCTCCATCAAGAAAGTCGAGGGCGGCACGAAGATTGCGAATGAAACGGCAAGCGCTCTGAACAAGATTGTGGAAGACGTTGCAAAAGCGGCTGATTTGGTTGGCGAGATTGCCGCTGCTTCGAGTGAGCAGGCAACCGGCATCACGCAGATTAATCAGGGGATCTCCGTTATTTCGGAGGTGACGCAGACGAACTCGGCGACGTCCGAGGAGAGCGCTGCAGCTAGCGAGGAACTGTCCGGTCAGGCCGAGATGCTTAAGGAAATGGTCGGCCGCTTCAAGCTGAAGCGGGTGGATATGGCGATGGCAGGCTTCCGCGATGATAGGTATGGGGGTTCGCAGGCGAGCGGCGGAGAGACTGTTCCTGCCTATGCCAAGTATGACCGCGTCCGCCAAACGGCGGTGTACACAGGTCGTTCCGAAACCGCTGCTGCTTCTGCCGGAGGCGCAATCAAGATCGCGCTGAGCGACAGAGAGTACGGCAAATACTGA
- a CDS encoding chemotaxis protein CheW, whose translation MDLASVEQEEDTQKGKFLTFQIGNETYGIEIRFVTEIIGLQPITEVPELPEYIKGIINLRGKIIPVMDVRLRFGKPFREYNDRTCVVVVDCGNLAVGLIVDSVAEVLTIADEDIVPPPDVSRGRNKYIKGIGKVAGEVKLLLDCNRLLLEDMIEELAQL comes from the coding sequence ATGGATTTAGCTAGTGTGGAGCAGGAAGAGGATACGCAGAAAGGGAAGTTCCTGACCTTTCAAATCGGGAACGAAACCTACGGTATTGAAATCCGTTTCGTCACTGAAATTATCGGGCTGCAGCCCATTACAGAGGTTCCGGAGCTGCCGGAGTATATCAAGGGCATTATCAATCTCCGTGGCAAAATCATTCCTGTCATGGATGTCCGCCTCCGCTTCGGCAAGCCTTTCCGCGAATACAATGACCGGACCTGCGTCGTCGTCGTAGACTGCGGCAATTTGGCAGTAGGCCTCATCGTCGATAGTGTCGCCGAGGTGCTGACAATCGCGGATGAGGACATCGTTCCTCCTCCGGATGTGAGCAGAGGGCGCAATAAGTACATCAAGGGAATCGGCAAGGTCGCCGGAGAAGTGAAGCTGCTGCTGGATTGCAATCGGCTGCTGCTCGAGGACATGATCGAAGAGCTGGCGCAATTATAA
- a CDS encoding IclR family transcriptional regulator: MAEDGKSTVRAVERALDILLCFTAKKEWAMTEIADNVGLHKSTVHRMLSTLEERGFVVRDPASERYRLGLRIWELSANMSGADDPAVIGLPEMERLRDTLGETISLYLRDGNERIRIQAVQSVQAIRRVAPIGVRLPLYVGASSKVLIAFEEPTKREELLQDPSWPSNFDRQLYREQLEDWRALGYATSVEEREQGAAAVAAPVFSRTGKLVAALSVSGPANRFTLEIMRSQAPAVMEAARRLGVMLK; this comes from the coding sequence ATGGCGGAGGATGGAAAATCGACTGTACGCGCCGTCGAACGAGCGCTTGATATATTGCTTTGCTTCACAGCCAAGAAAGAGTGGGCGATGACGGAGATCGCAGATAATGTTGGCCTGCATAAGAGCACCGTTCACCGGATGCTGAGCACGCTGGAAGAACGCGGCTTCGTTGTTCGCGACCCCGCATCGGAACGGTACCGGCTCGGTCTGCGAATTTGGGAGCTGTCGGCGAATATGTCAGGCGCTGACGATCCGGCTGTTATTGGCCTGCCCGAGATGGAGCGGCTGCGCGACACGCTCGGTGAGACGATTAGCCTCTATCTGCGCGATGGCAATGAGCGGATTCGGATTCAAGCGGTGCAGAGCGTGCAGGCCATTCGCCGCGTCGCTCCGATCGGCGTAAGACTGCCGCTTTATGTCGGAGCCTCCAGCAAGGTGCTTATCGCCTTCGAGGAACCGACGAAGCGCGAAGAGCTGCTTCAGGATCCATCCTGGCCGTCGAACTTCGACCGGCAGCTGTACCGCGAGCAGCTGGAGGATTGGCGTGCTCTCGGGTACGCGACTAGCGTCGAGGAACGCGAGCAGGGAGCTGCGGCAGTAGCAGCGCCAGTCTTCTCGCGTACGGGCAAGCTTGTTGCCGCGCTGTCCGTTTCCGGTCCGGCGAACCGATTCACGCTGGAGATCATGCGCTCGCAAGCGCCGGCTGTCATGGAGGCAGCGCGCCGCCTGGGCGTTATGCTGAAATAG
- the cheB gene encoding chemotaxis-specific protein-glutamate methyltransferase CheB produces MRISGGKIRVLVVDDSYMVRRVLEQGLSMDPAIEVIGTAEDPFDARDKIAALRPDVMTCDIEMPRMNGIEFVHRLLPQYWLPVIMVSSVDEAVFDALQAGAVEFVAKPAGYGLNEIEPFIAEVAAKIKIAAHAANVSAASLGAARGKAQQPGGMGWPVGWEMQAKADFGGSAGKSLSASASASASASSRTSSSSNANANANASASAGGSCKLIAMGASTGGTEALTTVLRSLPVTTPGIVIVQHIPAVYSRIFAERLHESTQLQVREARSGDYVMPGTVLIAPGGSQMRVKKIGAYYRVDCSSGERVNGHCPSIDVLFESVAQAAGKDAIGILLTGMGTDGAKGLLAMRRKGSRTLGQDEITSVVYGMPKAAFEAGAVERQVHLAGMAEALLALL; encoded by the coding sequence ATGAGAATCAGTGGTGGCAAAATCCGTGTGCTCGTCGTGGACGATTCGTACATGGTGCGCCGCGTATTAGAGCAAGGGCTGTCCATGGACCCGGCGATTGAGGTCATTGGCACGGCGGAGGATCCTTTCGATGCGCGGGACAAGATCGCCGCGCTCCGACCGGACGTCATGACCTGCGATATTGAGATGCCGCGAATGAACGGCATCGAATTCGTCCACCGGCTGCTGCCGCAATACTGGCTGCCGGTAATTATGGTCAGCTCCGTAGATGAGGCGGTATTCGACGCGCTGCAAGCAGGGGCAGTCGAGTTCGTTGCCAAGCCCGCCGGCTATGGGCTAAATGAGATTGAGCCGTTCATCGCTGAGGTCGCCGCGAAGATCAAGATTGCGGCACATGCGGCGAATGTATCCGCCGCATCGCTTGGTGCAGCTCGCGGCAAAGCGCAGCAGCCGGGCGGCATGGGGTGGCCTGTGGGGTGGGAGATGCAGGCAAAGGCGGATTTTGGCGGGAGTGCGGGGAAGAGTTTGAGTGCGAGTGCAAGTGCAAGTGCAAGTGCGAGTTCAAGAACGAGTTCAAGTTCAAATGCAAATGCAAATGCAAATGCAAGCGCGAGTGCCGGAGGGAGTTGCAAGTTGATTGCGATGGGCGCTTCCACCGGAGGGACAGAGGCGCTGACCACTGTGCTGCGGTCGCTGCCAGTGACGACGCCGGGCATCGTTATCGTACAGCACATTCCTGCGGTCTACTCACGCATCTTCGCGGAGCGGCTGCATGAATCGACGCAGCTGCAGGTGCGGGAGGCGCGCAGCGGCGATTACGTTATGCCGGGAACGGTGCTTATTGCGCCTGGTGGCAGCCAAATGCGAGTGAAGAAGATCGGAGCCTACTATCGTGTGGATTGTTCCTCCGGAGAGCGAGTGAATGGTCATTGCCCTTCTATTGACGTACTCTTCGAATCTGTGGCGCAAGCAGCTGGAAAAGATGCCATAGGCATCCTGCTGACCGGTATGGGCACAGACGGCGCTAAGGGACTTCTTGCCATGCGCCGCAAGGGCTCGCGAACGCTGGGACAGGATGAGATAACATCCGTCGTTTATGGGATGCCGAAGGCCGCTTTCGAAGCAGGCGCTGTCGAGAGGCAGGTTCATCTTGCCGGCATGGCGGAGGCGCTGCTCGCGCTGCTATAA
- a CDS encoding YneF family protein produces the protein MWTAIISIITLIVGAVGGFFVGVYYLRKQLEKMQNDPEALKKMAKQMGYNLNNNQMQKAQQMMKNQQQQHPGKRRR, from the coding sequence ATGTGGACGGCTATAATTTCGATCATTACGCTTATAGTTGGCGCAGTTGGCGGTTTCTTCGTCGGCGTTTACTACTTGCGCAAGCAGCTGGAGAAGATGCAGAATGATCCAGAAGCACTTAAGAAGATGGCGAAGCAAATGGGCTACAATTTGAATAATAACCAGATGCAGAAAGCTCAGCAAATGATGAAGAATCAACAACAACAACATCCCGGTAAGCGGCGGAGATAA
- a CDS encoding alpha/beta hydrolase has translation MSTSLTPSLPTAGGFTPGLLPPLLPAPQPADQAIAGTRLKHTALAVVSALAAMLLLAVVAFHGYAAWVIAHPYVPALYSNPQIEKGLAYSDVSFPSKSGRTTVHGWYIPSGAASERTVVFSHGYGANREETWVPMYELASLLHSLHYNVFMFDYGYASSGKRTAATGGREESKQLLAAVQYVRSQGADEVVVWGFSMGAGTALQAALQTDQTDSIDAMILDSLFLPSSDSLYNNLKQYMDLPRYPSVPLIEWMLPFFTGSSFSQLPVKQVLSTNYTMPIFIMHGTADAIAPIETAEKIASSQYNSLSREWYVEGGIHELLFRTKPKEYIQRAALFLSQVDAAHKSSAAA, from the coding sequence ATGAGCACATCATTGACACCGTCGCTACCTACTGCCGGAGGCTTCACACCCGGCTTACTCCCTCCGCTTCTTCCCGCTCCGCAACCGGCTGATCAAGCCATTGCCGGAACGAGGCTCAAGCATACTGCGCTTGCCGTCGTATCCGCGCTTGCCGCGATGCTGCTGCTTGCCGTCGTTGCTTTTCACGGATATGCCGCGTGGGTCATTGCGCATCCTTACGTCCCTGCGCTCTACTCCAACCCGCAGATAGAAAAAGGGCTCGCTTACAGCGATGTCTCCTTCCCGAGCAAGAGCGGGCGCACCACTGTACACGGATGGTATATTCCTTCCGGCGCCGCTTCTGAACGAACAGTCGTCTTCAGCCACGGCTACGGCGCGAATCGCGAGGAAACTTGGGTACCGATGTATGAACTCGCTTCGCTGCTGCACAGCCTCCACTATAATGTGTTTATGTTCGACTACGGCTACGCTTCGTCCGGTAAACGGACGGCTGCCACCGGCGGGCGGGAAGAATCGAAACAGCTGCTTGCCGCTGTCCAGTACGTACGCTCGCAAGGTGCTGACGAGGTTGTCGTATGGGGCTTCTCCATGGGCGCCGGAACAGCTCTCCAAGCAGCGCTGCAGACCGATCAAACCGACAGCATCGACGCGATGATTCTCGACAGCTTGTTCCTGCCAAGCTCGGACTCGCTCTATAACAATTTGAAGCAGTACATGGATTTGCCGCGTTATCCGTCCGTTCCGCTCATCGAATGGATGCTGCCATTCTTCACCGGCTCAAGCTTCAGCCAGCTGCCGGTTAAGCAGGTGCTCAGCACCAATTACACGATGCCAATCTTCATCATGCACGGCACTGCTGATGCCATCGCGCCGATCGAGACTGCCGAGAAGATTGCTTCCAGTCAGTATAATTCACTTTCCCGCGAATGGTACGTTGAAGGCGGCATTCACGAGCTGCTGTTCCGTACGAAGCCGAAGGAGTATATCCAGCGAGCCGCGCTGTTCTTAAGCCAAGTCGATGCTGCGCATAAATCTTCCGCAGCTGCCTGA